A single region of the Microlunatus panaciterrae genome encodes:
- a CDS encoding PKD domain-containing protein → MLKTLATVLLGLVLCLCECTLLRPQIALAICPGGYVRPTDGVVVCPIMKGGHEGTERGGDSEQGEAVGSYQPPPLPCSPQQDLKTPNCLWRDENGKYWTYVGGDIDFQAYDGKPPANAPPTLSPAQAAQIAAARLKMHPVGVGLGPDPSLNSYEMIPVGFPIWLWAEGGDTATKSSTASVAGITVALTAHLTGITWDMGDGHRFTCGVGTPYVRGALPPATPSPDCGHTYTKMGHYTITATTRWAIDWRAGTQSGTIPFAMSQTREIPIGELQVLVR, encoded by the coding sequence ATGCTGAAGACGTTGGCTACGGTGCTGCTTGGGCTCGTACTTTGTCTTTGCGAGTGCACGTTGCTGCGACCTCAGATTGCCTTGGCAATATGCCCAGGCGGATATGTTCGGCCGACCGATGGAGTGGTGGTGTGCCCAATCATGAAGGGCGGCCATGAGGGCACCGAACGAGGCGGGGATTCGGAGCAAGGCGAAGCGGTCGGCTCCTATCAGCCCCCACCGCTGCCGTGCTCCCCACAACAGGACCTGAAGACTCCGAACTGCCTGTGGCGCGACGAGAACGGCAAATACTGGACCTACGTCGGCGGAGACATCGACTTCCAGGCCTATGACGGCAAGCCGCCCGCCAACGCCCCTCCGACGTTGAGCCCTGCTCAGGCGGCCCAGATCGCCGCTGCACGCCTGAAGATGCATCCGGTCGGCGTCGGCCTGGGTCCGGACCCTAGCCTGAACTCGTACGAGATGATCCCGGTCGGTTTCCCCATCTGGCTGTGGGCCGAGGGCGGGGACACCGCAACCAAGTCGAGCACCGCCTCGGTGGCCGGCATCACCGTGGCACTCACCGCGCATCTGACCGGGATCACCTGGGACATGGGCGACGGCCACCGCTTCACCTGTGGTGTCGGTACCCCCTATGTCCGGGGTGCACTGCCACCCGCGACACCGTCCCCGGACTGTGGTCACACCTACACCAAAATGGGCCACTACACGATCACCGCGACCACGCGGTGGGCGATCGACTGGCGGGCGGGCACCCAGTCCGGCACGATTCCGTTCGCCATGAGCCAGACCCGCGAGATCCCGATCGGTGAACTGCAGGTCCTGGTTCGCTGA
- a CDS encoding metallophosphoesterase family protein has protein sequence MRRFLPAEQAPLRKRLARSLGLAIVAALFAAPMAIAWGVGNAEVTDYLGPHQTIFSANYSGEIKLNLGPFGNAYLRDNYAPIGVEIKVGGVGKSSGNGAGFFSEQTLAAYSGLFTDPQETVRGVAERLLEDAALEAMKAEMVLLTAFALWTHRRRFLREPVARRTGLGRTTVTYFVVASVCIGSILAPPERSQDVRIEVAVAEGTPLEGVTVDSVLLSDLLDRGIKGLTLLAERQQKAMKAYIEGATDEFIRQQLQVVPAGPDETQMLGFSDLHCNIAMTEIIRRLAAIVEPSMIISSGDDTVNGTAAERGCVTREATIARNIPFVVAGGNHDSDITEAQMKRAGMRVLSGAVIDVNGVKVLGDDDPELNKPFSIERTMQRPETEEQLGKRMLTQATGKDVDVLLIHQPLASVVIATAPNPPAKLIMWGHYHAQDGPHVIVHDDGSWTVAMQDGTAGGVKQPTITSFSTPFSAPRTSADVYLFTRHVPTGLITGVQPIHFMPNGDVVIDPRITTGDVSALPPETRMKLGDTAPPASPSPLAPR, from the coding sequence ATGAGAAGGTTTCTCCCGGCTGAGCAGGCACCCCTGCGCAAGCGGCTGGCCCGCAGCCTCGGGCTGGCGATCGTGGCGGCGCTGTTCGCGGCTCCGATGGCCATCGCCTGGGGAGTCGGAAACGCAGAGGTGACCGACTACCTCGGTCCGCACCAGACCATCTTCTCGGCCAACTACAGCGGCGAGATCAAGCTGAATCTCGGCCCCTTCGGCAACGCCTACCTGCGCGATAACTACGCGCCGATAGGCGTCGAGATCAAGGTCGGTGGGGTCGGCAAGTCGTCGGGTAACGGCGCAGGGTTCTTCAGCGAGCAGACGCTGGCGGCCTACAGCGGTCTGTTCACTGACCCGCAGGAGACCGTTCGAGGCGTCGCCGAGCGGTTGCTGGAGGACGCCGCGTTGGAGGCCATGAAGGCCGAGATGGTGTTGCTGACGGCCTTCGCTCTGTGGACCCATCGACGGCGCTTCCTACGGGAGCCGGTCGCCAGGCGCACCGGTCTGGGACGTACCACGGTGACCTATTTCGTGGTGGCCTCCGTCTGCATCGGCTCGATCCTGGCGCCGCCCGAACGCAGCCAGGACGTGCGGATCGAGGTGGCTGTCGCTGAAGGCACGCCGCTGGAGGGTGTGACGGTCGACAGCGTCCTGCTGTCGGACCTCCTCGACCGTGGCATCAAGGGGTTGACCTTGCTGGCCGAACGGCAGCAGAAGGCAATGAAGGCCTATATCGAAGGAGCCACGGACGAGTTCATCCGGCAGCAGCTGCAAGTGGTCCCGGCGGGTCCTGATGAGACCCAGATGTTGGGTTTCAGTGACCTGCACTGCAACATCGCCATGACCGAGATCATCCGGCGGTTGGCCGCGATCGTCGAGCCCTCGATGATCATCAGCTCCGGTGACGACACGGTGAACGGGACGGCAGCGGAGCGCGGCTGCGTTACCCGGGAGGCGACGATCGCCCGCAACATCCCCTTCGTGGTGGCGGGTGGCAACCATGACTCCGACATCACCGAAGCCCAGATGAAGCGAGCCGGTATGCGGGTCCTGAGTGGGGCTGTGATCGACGTCAACGGAGTGAAGGTGCTTGGTGATGACGATCCCGAGCTGAACAAGCCGTTCAGCATTGAGCGCACCATGCAGCGGCCCGAAACCGAGGAGCAGCTGGGCAAGCGGATGCTCACCCAGGCGACCGGCAAGGACGTCGACGTGTTGCTGATTCACCAGCCGTTGGCCTCGGTCGTGATCGCGACCGCGCCCAACCCACCAGCGAAGTTGATCATGTGGGGGCACTACCACGCACAGGATGGGCCGCATGTGATCGTGCACGATGACGGCTCCTGGACGGTGGCGATGCAGGATGGAACCGCCGGCGGGGTGAAACAACCGACCATCACCTCGTTCAGCACGCCGTTCAGCGCTCCCCGGACCTCCGCCGACGTCTACCTGTTCACCCGGCATGTCCCGACCGGCTTGATCACCGGCGTCCAGCCGATCCACTTCATGCCCAACGGTGACGTTGTCATCGACCCGCGGATCACCACCGGTGACGTGAGCGCTCTGCCTCCGGAGACCCGGATGAAGCTCGGAGACACAGCGCCCCCAGCCAGCCCCTCACCCCTCGCCCCCCGCTGA
- the def gene encoding peptide deformylase translates to MTFVLATLPEGRVLDVVRAPAHVLSQAGPGVDPQDPEIVQLCADLVATMRVSPGCVGLAAPQVGVSAQAFCVDVSEHPKARTTHGLIVLVNARVVESSRNEKGREGCMSVPDLTGDVKRATRITVEGQLPASGETARIETDAFEARALQHEIDHCAGLLFLDRVAGAHAIHTRKVYLAGESG, encoded by the coding sequence GTGACCTTCGTACTCGCGACACTGCCCGAGGGGCGGGTGCTTGACGTCGTCCGCGCGCCGGCGCACGTCCTGTCCCAGGCCGGGCCGGGTGTCGACCCGCAGGACCCCGAGATCGTTCAGCTATGCGCCGACCTGGTCGCCACGATGCGTGTCTCTCCGGGCTGTGTGGGACTCGCGGCTCCGCAGGTGGGGGTGAGCGCTCAGGCGTTCTGCGTCGACGTGTCGGAGCATCCCAAGGCTCGTACCACTCACGGCCTGATCGTGCTGGTGAATGCCCGCGTGGTCGAGTCCAGCCGCAACGAGAAGGGGCGGGAGGGGTGCATGTCGGTTCCCGACCTGACCGGGGATGTGAAGCGGGCCACCCGGATCACCGTCGAGGGACAGCTGCCTGCGAGCGGTGAAACCGCACGGATTGAGACCGACGCTTTCGAGGCCCGGGCCCTGCAGCACGAGATCGACCACTGTGCCGGGCTGCTCTTCCTCGACCGGGTGGCGGGTGCCCACGCGATCCACACCCGCAAGGTCTATCTGGCGGGGGAGTCGGGCTGA
- a CDS encoding ACT domain-containing protein gives MTYLAITVLGHDRPGIIAQTAEALAELGMNLEDSSMTLLRGHFAMTLICAGDAGAAKIEAALTPLLDGSLSVSVREVPQESEVAPLGESYLLTVHGADRLGIVARLAAVVAEAGGNITDLTTRLSGDLYVLVAEVDFPAATEIAAVRDRIARVADELGVEVGLRLVERDEL, from the coding sequence GTGACCTACCTGGCAATCACCGTTCTGGGCCATGACCGTCCCGGGATCATCGCGCAGACGGCGGAGGCGTTGGCCGAGCTCGGGATGAACCTCGAGGACTCGTCGATGACCCTGCTCCGTGGGCACTTTGCGATGACCCTGATCTGTGCGGGCGACGCCGGAGCCGCCAAGATCGAGGCAGCGTTGACGCCGTTGCTGGACGGCAGCCTGTCGGTGAGTGTGCGTGAGGTGCCACAGGAGTCCGAGGTGGCGCCACTCGGCGAGTCCTACCTGCTGACCGTGCACGGTGCCGATCGGCTCGGCATCGTCGCGCGGCTGGCCGCGGTGGTGGCCGAGGCCGGCGGCAACATCACCGACCTGACCACCCGGCTCTCCGGCGATCTGTACGTACTGGTCGCCGAGGTCGACTTCCCTGCCGCGACCGAGATCGCCGCCGTACGGGACAGGATCGCTCGGGTCGCCGACGAACTGGGTGTCGAGGTCGGTCTGCGGCTGGTGGAGCGCGACGAGCTGTGA
- a CDS encoding Ppx/GppA phosphatase family protein yields the protein MNRVAAIDCGTNSIRLLVAEADENGKLVELDRRLEMVRLGQGVDAAGEFHPDALGRTFAAADHYAQAVSDHRVDPDRVRFVATSAARDARNRDEFFAGIQRRLGVLPEVISGEEEAKLSFTGALSGLAPEAEPVLVMDIGGGSTELITGTVRGEIDAAQSLDIGSVRITERFLPGDPASAADRATATAYIDGLLDEAVVELHGVATWIGVAGTATTLAAMHLGLAVYERERVHGATIPTQAVLALAEQLSGMTVEQIRAVPSMHPKRADVITAGALIAARIASRVGAEQLVVSESDILDGIALQLLST from the coding sequence ATGAACCGGGTGGCCGCCATCGACTGCGGGACGAACTCGATCCGACTGCTGGTGGCCGAGGCCGACGAGAACGGCAAGCTGGTCGAGCTGGACCGACGGCTGGAGATGGTCCGGCTCGGCCAGGGTGTGGATGCGGCCGGGGAGTTTCATCCGGATGCTCTCGGCAGGACCTTCGCCGCAGCTGACCACTACGCCCAGGCGGTCTCCGATCATCGGGTCGACCCCGACCGCGTCCGGTTCGTCGCCACCTCTGCTGCTCGCGACGCCCGCAACCGAGACGAGTTCTTCGCCGGGATCCAGCGTCGTCTCGGGGTGCTACCGGAGGTGATCAGCGGCGAGGAGGAGGCCAAACTCTCTTTCACGGGAGCCCTCAGCGGGCTCGCTCCTGAGGCCGAGCCCGTGCTGGTGATGGACATCGGAGGTGGCTCGACCGAACTGATCACCGGTACGGTCCGTGGCGAGATCGACGCGGCCCAGTCGCTGGACATCGGTTCGGTCCGGATCACGGAACGCTTCCTTCCCGGTGATCCGGCCTCGGCGGCCGATCGTGCCACCGCCACGGCGTACATCGACGGACTGCTGGACGAGGCCGTGGTCGAGCTGCACGGAGTGGCGACCTGGATCGGCGTGGCTGGCACCGCGACCACCCTGGCCGCGATGCACCTCGGATTGGCGGTCTATGAACGTGAGCGGGTCCACGGTGCCACGATCCCGACCCAGGCTGTGCTGGCGCTGGCCGAGCAGCTCAGCGGCATGACCGTCGAGCAGATCCGCGCCGTCCCCTCCATGCACCCGAAGCGCGCCGATGTCATCACCGCCGGTGCGCTGATCGCCGCTCGCATTGCCAGCCGGGTCGGCGCGGAGCAACTCGTCGTCAGCGAGTCCGACATCCTGGACGGCATTGCGCTCCAGCTCCTGTCGACCTGA
- a CDS encoding DUF501 domain-containing protein, with the protein MSSEDEAIVEAQLQRPPRGVAGVAYRCPCGKPAVVATEPRLADGTPFPTTYYLTCPRATAACSTLESQGVMAEMTDRLETDAELAAKYGRAHEAYLRDRAALGEVPEIAGVSAGGMPSRVKCLHVLVAHALAAGAGVNPLGDEALAMIGTFWTRPCLGDDQTERQEQR; encoded by the coding sequence ATGAGCAGCGAGGATGAGGCCATCGTCGAGGCGCAGCTGCAGCGCCCACCCCGGGGCGTCGCCGGCGTCGCGTACCGCTGCCCGTGCGGCAAGCCCGCGGTGGTGGCCACCGAACCGCGGCTGGCCGACGGCACCCCGTTCCCCACCACCTACTACCTGACCTGTCCGCGAGCGACGGCGGCCTGCTCGACGCTGGAGTCACAGGGCGTGATGGCGGAGATGACCGACAGGCTGGAGACCGACGCCGAGCTGGCTGCGAAGTACGGGCGGGCCCACGAGGCCTATCTTCGCGACCGCGCCGCACTCGGGGAGGTGCCGGAGATCGCCGGAGTCAGCGCGGGCGGGATGCCGAGCCGGGTCAAGTGCCTGCACGTACTGGTGGCACATGCGCTCGCCGCCGGTGCCGGGGTGAATCCGCTCGGGGATGAGGCCCTGGCGATGATCGGGACGTTCTGGACCAGGCCGTGCCTCGGCGACGACCAGACCGAACGGCAGGAGCAGCGATGA
- a CDS encoding ribokinase — protein sequence MNLTADPAAARPGAVVVVGSLNIDLTVRTERFPQPGETLTGSELFTTPGGKSSNQAVAASLLGSQVRLAGAVGNDRNGAFLLQAAVEAGVDVSAVRQLDDHATGSAMIVVASGGENTIIVSPGANGALVPAMVDPAALDGAAVLCLSLEVPLATVQAFAQAAHDRGALVLLNLSPYREVPARLLELADVLLVNRAEAALVLGTDLQDPDWAEVLQRFGRRGVHRAVVTLGAEGAVVLDGTGPDNLVTSIEPVPVTAVDTTGCGDAFMGAIAHRLAAGATLVDAAHFAGRASALAATAPGAQSSYATFAQLR from the coding sequence ATGAACCTCACCGCCGATCCGGCCGCAGCCAGGCCCGGCGCCGTCGTTGTCGTCGGGTCGCTCAACATCGACCTGACGGTTCGGACCGAACGCTTCCCGCAGCCTGGCGAGACCCTTACCGGGTCGGAGCTGTTCACCACCCCCGGCGGCAAGAGTTCCAACCAGGCGGTGGCCGCCAGCCTGTTGGGATCGCAGGTCCGGCTGGCCGGCGCCGTCGGGAACGACCGCAACGGCGCCTTCCTGCTGCAGGCGGCTGTCGAGGCCGGCGTCGACGTCTCCGCCGTCAGGCAGCTGGACGACCATGCGACCGGCTCGGCGATGATCGTCGTCGCCTCCGGTGGTGAGAACACGATCATCGTCTCGCCGGGCGCAAACGGCGCCCTCGTCCCAGCAATGGTCGACCCAGCGGCGCTCGACGGTGCGGCCGTGCTGTGCCTGAGTCTGGAGGTTCCCCTGGCCACTGTGCAGGCGTTCGCCCAGGCCGCCCACGACCGTGGCGCCCTGGTGCTGCTCAACCTGTCCCCCTACCGTGAGGTGCCGGCGCGGCTGCTGGAACTGGCGGACGTACTGCTGGTCAACCGGGCCGAGGCGGCGTTGGTGCTGGGCACTGATCTGCAGGATCCCGACTGGGCCGAGGTGCTGCAGCGGTTCGGTCGACGGGGTGTGCACCGGGCCGTCGTGACCCTCGGCGCCGAGGGCGCGGTCGTCCTGGACGGCACCGGTCCGGACAACCTGGTGACCTCGATCGAGCCGGTGCCGGTCACCGCCGTCGACACCACCGGCTGCGGGGACGCCTTCATGGGTGCGATCGCCCACCGGCTGGCCGCCGGCGCCACCCTGGTGGACGCCGCCCACTTCGCCGGTCGCGCCAGCGCCCTCGCCGCAACAGCGCCCGGCGCCCAGTCCTCGTACGCCACCTTCGCCCAGTTGAGGTAA
- a CDS encoding MFS transporter, translating into MATETTSMTQAPTGDTTATQQMTTRRGRWIDHWDPEDPTFWRDGGHRVARRNLSISVFAEFLGFAVWALWSIVVPQLAAAGFSLTLDQQFWLIAVPSLVGATLRLPYTFAVPLFGGRNWTIISALLLLVPTSALALVTTRPETPFPVLLVVAALAGVGGGNFASSMANISFFYPEREKGKALGLNAAGGNVGTAAVQFAVPIVIAIGAGVSLQRAGLVFLPFILLAAFLAWRFMDNLSHAKADFRAFAAAVHNPHTWVISFLYIGTFGSFIGYSGAFPTLLKNQFPEISVSVAFLGALVGSLARPLGGIVADRVGGARVTIVAFLVMAVGALGAISALRSHSFGLFLSSFLILFVATGVGNGATYRMIPAVFQATSANRSQSVLARKAAAGCIGIAGAIGAFGGFGIPRGFAVSNAMSGSLQPALWIFIGVYLVMAATCWTVYQRRGSAIAAATI; encoded by the coding sequence ATGGCTACCGAGACGACCTCGATGACGCAGGCCCCGACCGGGGACACGACCGCGACGCAGCAGATGACGACCCGACGCGGTCGTTGGATCGACCACTGGGATCCCGAGGACCCCACCTTCTGGCGGGATGGCGGGCACCGGGTGGCGCGCCGCAACCTGAGCATCTCCGTGTTCGCCGAGTTCCTCGGGTTCGCGGTCTGGGCTCTGTGGAGCATCGTGGTGCCGCAGCTCGCTGCCGCCGGGTTCAGCTTGACCCTCGACCAGCAGTTCTGGCTGATCGCCGTGCCCAGCCTGGTCGGGGCGACCCTGCGGCTGCCGTACACCTTCGCGGTACCCCTGTTCGGCGGCCGGAACTGGACCATCATCTCGGCGCTGCTGCTGCTGGTCCCGACCAGCGCCCTCGCCCTGGTCACGACGAGGCCCGAGACGCCGTTCCCGGTGCTGCTGGTGGTGGCCGCCCTCGCCGGTGTCGGCGGTGGCAACTTCGCCTCGTCGATGGCCAACATCTCGTTCTTCTATCCCGAGCGGGAGAAGGGCAAGGCGCTTGGTCTGAACGCTGCCGGCGGCAACGTCGGCACCGCGGCCGTGCAGTTCGCGGTACCGATCGTCATCGCCATCGGCGCCGGCGTCTCTCTGCAGCGGGCCGGGCTGGTGTTCCTCCCGTTCATCCTGCTCGCGGCCTTCCTTGCCTGGCGGTTCATGGACAACCTGAGCCACGCCAAGGCGGACTTCCGCGCCTTCGCTGCCGCCGTCCACAACCCGCACACCTGGGTCATCTCCTTCCTCTACATCGGCACCTTCGGTTCCTTCATCGGCTACTCCGGCGCCTTCCCCACCCTGCTGAAGAACCAGTTCCCCGAGATCTCGGTGTCGGTCGCCTTCCTCGGCGCCCTGGTCGGGTCGCTGGCGCGGCCGTTGGGCGGCATCGTGGCCGACCGGGTCGGCGGCGCCAGGGTCACCATCGTCGCCTTCCTGGTGATGGCTGTCGGCGCGCTGGGGGCGATCTCGGCCCTCCGGTCGCACTCGTTCGGGCTGTTCCTGTCGTCGTTCCTGATCCTGTTCGTCGCCACCGGAGTCGGCAACGGCGCCACCTACCGGATGATCCCGGCCGTCTTCCAGGCCACCTCCGCCAACCGGAGCCAGTCCGTACTGGCCCGAAAGGCAGCGGCCGGCTGCATCGGGATCGCCGGTGCCATCGGCGCCTTCGGCGGCTTCGGGATCCCGCGCGGGTTCGCCGTCTCCAACGCGATGTCCGGCTCGCTCCAGCCGGCCCTGTGGATCTTCATCGGCGTCTATCTGGTGATGGCTGCCACCTGCTGGACCGTCTACCAGCGCCGCGGCTCGGCCATTGCGGCCGCCACGATCTGA
- a CDS encoding molybdopterin oxidoreductase family protein: MTTTAATPAVADPTGPTIATHCPYCALQCAMTLAGPQAEVSGRDFPTNKGGLCQKGWTSATVLRAPDRLTTPLIRGRDHELHPASWDRALALIAERITATKATYGPDAVAVFGGGGLTNEKAYTLGKFARTAIGTANIDYNGRFCMASAAAAANRALGVDRGLPFPLADLAGAQAILLLGSNLAETMPPAVQHLAGVRGQGGLIVVDPRRSATARLTADGAGIHLQPAPGTDLVVLQALLHVVFAERLADESYLAQRTSGVEQVRRSVSTWWPERAEQVCGINAETLRTVARRLAAASPAHGGRGAMILSGRGVEQSTQGTDTVTAAINLALALGLPGRAASGYGAITGQGNGQGGREHGQKADQLPGYRRIDDPAARAQVAGVWGVDPETLPGVGLPAVELLRRLGTPEGPKVLLVHGSNLLVSAPNAGRLRDRLAALDLLVVSDFVPSETALLADVVLPVTQWAEEEGTMTSLEGRVIRRRRAIDPPPGVRSELDILAELARRLESEVDLETGPAAVFDELARASAGGPADYSGLSHARLDLEPDLFWPCPATGPAGSQHPGTARLFTDTFPTADGRARMIAVDHRGPSDDVRPDAPIYLVTGRVLQHYQSGAQTRRVPELAKACPGPYVEMHQALADRIGVVEGELVVLTSSRGEVTAAARLTSNIRTDTVFMPFHWSGAGSANLVTTDATDPISGMPEFKVCAVSICASRPSQQAADPAPRRSGDSLSPVPVRVLMDEENR; the protein is encoded by the coding sequence TTGACCACGACTGCTGCCACACCGGCGGTGGCGGACCCCACCGGTCCCACCATTGCCACGCACTGCCCCTACTGCGCGCTGCAGTGCGCCATGACCCTGGCTGGGCCACAGGCCGAGGTATCAGGCCGCGACTTCCCCACCAACAAGGGTGGTCTGTGCCAGAAGGGCTGGACCAGCGCCACCGTGCTGCGGGCGCCGGACCGCCTGACGACGCCGCTGATCCGCGGCCGCGACCACGAGCTGCACCCGGCCAGCTGGGACCGGGCCCTCGCCCTGATCGCCGAGCGGATCACCGCCACCAAGGCGACGTACGGTCCGGATGCCGTGGCCGTCTTCGGCGGCGGCGGGCTGACCAACGAAAAGGCCTACACCCTCGGCAAGTTCGCAAGAACCGCGATCGGCACGGCCAACATCGACTACAACGGTAGGTTCTGCATGGCCAGCGCGGCCGCCGCCGCCAACCGCGCCCTCGGCGTGGACCGCGGGCTGCCGTTCCCGCTGGCAGACCTGGCCGGCGCCCAGGCGATCCTGCTGCTCGGCAGCAACCTGGCCGAGACGATGCCGCCGGCTGTGCAGCATCTGGCCGGCGTACGTGGGCAGGGCGGACTCATCGTCGTTGACCCGCGCCGCAGCGCCACGGCTCGGCTGACCGCCGACGGTGCTGGGATCCATCTCCAACCCGCACCGGGAACCGACCTGGTGGTACTGCAGGCTCTGCTGCACGTGGTCTTCGCCGAGCGGCTGGCCGACGAAAGCTACCTGGCCCAGCGGACCTCGGGCGTCGAGCAGGTCCGCCGGTCGGTCTCCACCTGGTGGCCGGAGCGGGCCGAGCAGGTCTGCGGGATCAACGCCGAGACGCTGCGTACGGTGGCTCGCCGGCTGGCCGCCGCCAGCCCCGCACACGGCGGCCGGGGTGCGATGATCCTGTCCGGTCGCGGCGTTGAGCAGTCCACCCAGGGGACCGACACGGTCACCGCGGCCATCAACCTGGCGCTGGCCCTCGGGCTACCCGGCCGGGCAGCCAGTGGCTACGGCGCGATCACCGGTCAGGGCAATGGACAGGGTGGCCGCGAGCACGGCCAGAAGGCCGACCAGCTTCCCGGTTACCGCAGGATTGACGACCCCGCAGCCCGCGCCCAGGTGGCTGGCGTCTGGGGAGTGGACCCCGAGACGCTGCCGGGCGTCGGGCTGCCGGCGGTGGAGCTGTTGCGCCGGCTCGGCACCCCCGAAGGACCGAAGGTGCTGTTGGTGCACGGCAGCAATCTGCTGGTCAGCGCACCCAACGCCGGCCGGCTCCGTGACCGGCTGGCGGCGCTGGACCTGCTGGTGGTCAGCGACTTCGTACCGTCGGAGACCGCACTGCTGGCCGACGTCGTGCTGCCGGTCACCCAGTGGGCCGAGGAGGAAGGCACGATGACCTCCCTGGAGGGCCGGGTCATCCGGCGCCGACGCGCCATCGACCCGCCGCCCGGGGTCCGCTCGGAGCTGGACATCCTGGCCGAGCTGGCCCGACGGCTGGAGTCGGAGGTCGACCTCGAGACCGGCCCGGCGGCGGTATTCGACGAGCTGGCTCGTGCCAGTGCCGGCGGTCCCGCGGACTACAGCGGTCTCAGCCACGCCCGGTTGGACCTGGAGCCGGACCTCTTCTGGCCCTGCCCGGCCACCGGACCCGCTGGCTCGCAGCATCCCGGCACAGCGCGGCTGTTCACCGACACCTTCCCGACCGCGGACGGCCGGGCCCGAATGATCGCCGTGGACCATCGAGGGCCCAGTGACGATGTCCGCCCCGACGCGCCGATCTACCTGGTGACCGGCCGCGTGCTGCAGCACTACCAGTCAGGGGCCCAGACCCGGCGGGTCCCCGAGCTGGCGAAGGCCTGCCCCGGCCCGTACGTGGAAATGCACCAGGCGCTGGCCGACCGGATCGGCGTCGTCGAGGGAGAGCTGGTGGTGCTGACCAGCAGTCGGGGTGAGGTCACGGCGGCGGCCCGGCTGACGAGCAACATCCGCACCGACACCGTCTTCATGCCGTTTCACTGGAGCGGTGCCGGCAGCGCCAACCTGGTGACGACCGATGCAACCGACCCGATCTCGGGGATGCCCGAGTTCAAGGTCTGTGCGGTGTCGATCTGCGCCTCCCGGCCGTCACAGCAGGCTGCCGACCCCGCCCCGCGCCGAAGCGGAGACTCGCTTTCTCCGGTGCCCGTTCGCGTCCTGATGGATGAGGAGAACAGATGA